The following nucleotide sequence is from Kiloniellales bacterium.
TCTCCGCAGCAAGGGATCTCCGGCGCATGACGTGGTTTCGCTTCTCCTTCCTGGCCATCGGCCTCGTTCTGACCCTCGCCGTGTCTTCCGCCGTCGCCGGGGGCGGCCAGGTCAAGCTCGAAGGCGACTTCGTCCAGGGCGGGCTGGTCTTCGGCCGCGCGATCCAGGGGGCGGAGGTGACGCTCGACGGCCGCCGCCTGCGGACCGATCCCGAGGGCCGCTTTGTCTTCGGCTTCCACCGCGACGCGCCGGCCGAGGCGGTCCTCTCCGTCCGCCTCCCCGGCGGCGCGCTCGAGGAGCGGCGCCTCGCCATCGAAGCCCGCGACTACCAGATCCAGCGCATCGATGGCCTGCCGCAGAACATGGTCACCCCGCCGGAGTCGGTCTACGCGCGGATCAAGGCCGATGCCGCCAAGGTCCGCGCCGCCCGCGCCGTGGACCTCGAGCGGAGCGACTTCCTCCAGGGCTTCATCTGGCCGGCGCGGGGCCGCATCAGCGGCATCTACGGCAGCCAGCGGATCCTCAACGGCGAGCCCAAGCGGCCGCACTACGGGGTCGACGTCGCCGCGCCCACCGGCGCGCCGGTCTGGGCCCCGGCCGGCGGCGTCGTGACCCTGGCCGAGGACGACCTCTACTACACCGGCGGCACCATCATCCTCGACCATGGCCACGGCCTGTCCTCGACCTTCCTGCACATGGAGACGGTCACGGTGAAGGTCGGCGACGAGGTTCGCCAGGGCGATCCCCTGGGGACCGTCGGCGCCACCGGCCGGGCCACCGGCCCGCACCTGGACTGGCGCATGAACTGGTTCGAGGCCCGGGTCGACCCCCAGCTCCTGGTCGGCCCCATGCCCCAGGACGAGACGAACTGAATGGCTAGGACACCTCGGAAGTTTCACCCCCACCCGCGCGTAGCGCGGCGCTTCGCGCGGGTGGGGGTGGCACACCCAAGTCTCCGGCTAAGCACCAACCGAAGGAAAGGACGACCCATGGGCATCGAGATCGCCGTCTGCGGCATGGAGGAGCTGCCCCGGGTCGCCCCCGACTTCGGCCCGACCCACGCCGTGACCCTGCTCGACCCGACCAACAGCCGCCCGCCCATCGCCGGCCTGGACGAGGCCGACCACCTCTTCGTCGGGGTCCACGACATC
It contains:
- a CDS encoding M23 family metallopeptidase gives rise to the protein MTWFRFSFLAIGLVLTLAVSSAVAGGGQVKLEGDFVQGGLVFGRAIQGAEVTLDGRRLRTDPEGRFVFGFHRDAPAEAVLSVRLPGGALEERRLAIEARDYQIQRIDGLPQNMVTPPESVYARIKADAAKVRAARAVDLERSDFLQGFIWPARGRISGIYGSQRILNGEPKRPHYGVDVAAPTGAPVWAPAGGVVTLAEDDLYYTGGTIILDHGHGLSSTFLHMETVTVKVGDEVRQGDPLGTVGATGRATGPHLDWRMNWFEARVDPQLLVGPMPQDETN